A single Desulfonatronum thiodismutans DNA region contains:
- a CDS encoding HD domain-containing phosphohydrolase gives MKTVPGVSSVNEGMTHALAVFLKLRELRGTDAILDRILLEARAICNAEAGSILLVKKDRLVFSIVHNDFLFSAHGINKHLYLNASVPIDDFSIAGFTAKHSEILLLDDVYALPPSYPFKFNPAFDKQSGYRTKSVFSLPLINFQGRVCAVLQLINSLDLDGNAVPFPKEFVSCVSLLANHASACIENGMATSELILRTIRMSELRDPAETGPHVQRVGAYSAEIYHRMAQESSLDASEVKRHKDLIRMAAMLHDVGKVGISDVILKKPGKLTEAEYETMKRHTLYGAHLFRNATSEMDVMAREIALNHHQRFDGKGYPGRVSNIEDVDAMTVGTMAGGDIPLPARIVALADVFDALISKRAYKEPWTMGMALDVIRNESGKQFDPDVVSAFLSILDVIEAIRAKYQETV, from the coding sequence ATGAAGACCGTGCCCGGCGTCTCTTCGGTGAACGAAGGAATGACACATGCTTTGGCTGTATTTCTGAAGCTGCGCGAGTTGCGTGGAACGGATGCCATACTGGATCGCATTCTTCTTGAGGCCCGTGCGATCTGTAATGCGGAAGCCGGTTCAATCCTTTTGGTCAAAAAAGACCGTCTCGTGTTCAGCATCGTGCATAACGATTTTTTGTTCAGTGCCCACGGGATCAACAAACACCTCTATCTCAACGCCTCAGTGCCCATCGATGATTTTTCAATTGCCGGGTTTACGGCCAAACATTCCGAAATCCTGCTTCTTGACGACGTCTATGCCCTGCCTCCCTCGTACCCCTTCAAATTCAACCCCGCTTTTGACAAACAAAGCGGCTACCGCACAAAGTCTGTTTTTTCCCTGCCCTTGATCAACTTTCAAGGACGCGTCTGCGCGGTGCTCCAGCTTATTAACTCTCTGGACCTGGACGGCAATGCGGTTCCCTTTCCCAAGGAGTTTGTTTCCTGCGTCAGTCTTTTGGCGAATCACGCCTCGGCCTGTATCGAGAACGGCATGGCCACCAGCGAACTGATTCTGCGGACCATCCGCATGTCCGAGTTGCGGGACCCGGCGGAAACCGGACCGCATGTCCAGCGGGTGGGGGCGTATTCCGCGGAAATCTATCACCGCATGGCCCAAGAAAGCAGCCTGGACGCTTCGGAGGTCAAGCGGCACAAGGATCTGATCCGGATGGCCGCCATGCTGCATGACGTGGGCAAGGTTGGCATCTCGGATGTTATTCTCAAAAAGCCCGGCAAGTTGACCGAAGCAGAGTACGAAACCATGAAGCGCCATACCTTGTATGGAGCGCATTTGTTTCGCAATGCTACGTCTGAGATGGACGTCATGGCCCGGGAGATCGCCCTGAACCACCACCAGCGCTTCGACGGCAAGGGCTATCCGGGCCGAGTGTCGAACATTGAAGACGTGGACGCCATGACCGTGGGAACCATGGCGGGGGGAGACATTCCCCTGCCGGCCCGCATCGTGGCCCTGGCCGACGTGTTCGACGCCCTGATTTCCAAGCGAGCCTACAAGGAACCCTGGACCATGGGCATGGCCTTGGACGTGATTCGCAATGAGTCCGGCAAGCAGTTCGACCCCGATGTCGTGAGTGCCTTTCTGTCCATTCTGGACGTCATCGAGGCTATACGGGCCAAGTATCAGGAAACAGTGTAG
- a CDS encoding MATE family efflux transporter: MMLFHFLIGFVDVWVAGRISRDVQASMGMVSQSFFIFLVVATAVSNGTVAAISQSYGAGLIHRVQRYVGLSLQTAAVFGAGLLVFGYAFQGTLIRILQTPESMLPIMTYLLGVYLLVLPAYYLFIIGNAILRAQQLVLYPLYCMMLVAGLNTFGDFALGLGMFGFPELGYKGLAWSTFGSVLAGGLFNVWILRRRGLLVRRSFAPWKWIRCAFPYLFQVAWPAGVMQLVWHSAYITLFSITASLPEGSVVALAGMSAGMRVESLMFLPGFAFNFTAGILVGHYLGARKPEEAKRMGYRILGQGLLVICLLTVVLWQFLEPIAAFVAPDPDVRDEAVNYLRYNLAAMPFLLISMILGGALTGAGATIYQSLIMGGSAWLVRIPLAFVLGHMIFVQATGIWLAMFLSMAVQALCVAYVYQFWNWQRFAMRKQR; the protein is encoded by the coding sequence ATGATGTTGTTTCACTTCCTGATCGGCTTTGTCGATGTCTGGGTGGCCGGGCGGATCAGCCGGGACGTGCAGGCCAGCATGGGCATGGTCAGCCAGTCCTTTTTCATCTTTTTGGTGGTGGCCACTGCCGTAAGCAATGGGACCGTTGCCGCCATCAGCCAGTCCTACGGCGCGGGTCTGATTCATCGGGTCCAACGCTACGTGGGCCTCAGCCTGCAAACAGCGGCGGTCTTCGGCGCGGGCCTGCTGGTCTTCGGCTATGCCTTTCAGGGAACCCTGATCCGGATTCTTCAGACTCCGGAAAGCATGCTGCCGATCATGACCTATCTGCTCGGCGTCTATCTGCTGGTCCTGCCGGCCTACTATCTGTTCATCATCGGCAACGCCATCCTGCGGGCCCAGCAACTGGTCCTTTATCCGCTGTACTGCATGATGTTGGTGGCCGGATTGAACACCTTCGGGGATTTCGCTCTGGGGCTGGGCATGTTCGGGTTTCCGGAGTTGGGATACAAAGGGCTGGCCTGGAGCACCTTTGGTTCGGTCCTGGCCGGCGGGCTGTTCAATGTCTGGATTCTGCGGCGCAGAGGGCTTCTGGTGCGCAGAAGCTTCGCCCCCTGGAAATGGATTCGGTGCGCTTTTCCCTATCTGTTCCAGGTAGCTTGGCCCGCCGGGGTGATGCAGCTGGTCTGGCACTCCGCCTACATTACCTTGTTTTCCATCACTGCCAGCCTGCCCGAGGGCAGCGTAGTGGCCCTGGCCGGGATGAGCGCCGGAATGCGCGTGGAATCGTTGATGTTCTTGCCCGGGTTCGCCTTCAATTTCACGGCCGGAATTTTGGTGGGACATTATCTGGGGGCCAGGAAGCCCGAGGAAGCCAAACGCATGGGCTACCGTATCCTGGGCCAGGGGCTGCTGGTGATCTGCCTGCTGACCGTGGTCCTCTGGCAATTCCTGGAACCCATCGCCGCCTTCGTCGCCCCGGACCCGGATGTCCGGGACGAGGCCGTGAACTACTTGCGCTACAACCTCGCGGCCATGCCTTTTTTACTGATTTCCATGATCCTGGGCGGGGCGCTCACCGGGGCCGGGGCGACCATCTACCAATCCCTGATCATGGGTGGCTCGGCGTGGCTGGTGCGCATCCCCCTGGCCTTCGTCCTGGGCCACATGATCTTCGTCCAGGCCACCGGAATCTGGCTGGCCATGTTCCTGTCCATGGCCGTCCAGGCCCTCTGCGTGGCCTACGTTTACCAATTCTGGAACTGGCAGCGTTTTGCCATGCGCAAGCAGCGGTGA
- a CDS encoding YqaA family protein produces the protein MNIVRRLYDWVLSWAATPYGAAALFVLAFFESSFFPIPPDPLLIALILGARAKAFRFAAVCSVASVSGALLGYAIGHYSWWTLSGEFTALAQFFFNTVPGFTVEKFAMVQGLFETWNFWIIFTAGFTPLPYKVFTIAGGAFDISLVPFILASLVGRSARFFLVAWLIWRFGAQITTFIDKYFNLLAVLFTVLLVGGFVVLKMV, from the coding sequence GTGAACATTGTGCGTCGTTTGTACGATTGGGTGTTGAGTTGGGCCGCGACTCCGTATGGGGCAGCGGCTCTTTTCGTGTTGGCGTTTTTCGAGTCCTCGTTTTTCCCCATTCCACCTGACCCGCTGCTGATCGCCCTGATTCTCGGGGCCCGGGCCAAGGCGTTCCGGTTTGCCGCGGTCTGTTCCGTCGCTTCAGTCAGCGGGGCCTTGCTGGGGTACGCCATCGGCCACTATTCCTGGTGGACTCTCAGCGGTGAATTTACCGCTCTGGCTCAGTTCTTTTTCAATACCGTTCCGGGATTCACTGTGGAAAAGTTCGCCATGGTTCAGGGGCTGTTCGAGACCTGGAATTTCTGGATCATTTTCACAGCCGGGTTCACGCCCTTGCCTTACAAGGTGTTCACCATCGCCGGCGGGGCCTTCGACATCTCCCTGGTTCCCTTCATCCTGGCTTCCCTGGTGGGCCGCTCGGCCCGGTTTTTCCTGGTGGCTTGGCTGATCTGGCGTTTCGGAGCGCAGATCACCACGTTCATCGACAAGTATTTCAATTTGCTGGCGGTGTTGTTCACGGTGCTGCTGGTCGGCGGGTTCGTGGTGCTGAAGATGGTGTAG
- the cls gene encoding cardiolipin synthase, producing the protein MLFWLSLALDISGWIVRLTMIPVVAMRQRNAATCLAWLAVIFVMPWLGLIAYVFLGEQSLGFLRVRKRMERHKSFDAVHRHHAVLPEVDDVRVRRDHEILIQLAERHGGLPLLGGNRVDLLADIDDVVRRLVADIDQAREHVHLLFYIFRDDAMGRKVGEALIRAAKRGVRCRLLADMVGSRGMFSGLGAKLQESGVQVVAGLTANPLRMRLARLDIRNHRKLAVIDGSVAYAGSQNIVEPVFGHRKAGAWHDVMVRIVGPSTRQLQSVFVEDWYQETGEALDSGSLYPPVLEEGEVALQIVPTGPDLPTEGFQDLLIQAIHSARRKVVITSPYFIPNEGMLTALRLAVGRGVVVDLILPRRSDHPMVDLASYHYCGVLLEHGANIFLFDDGMLHAKLLRVDDSMAMIGSANFDIRSFYLNLEVVLFLFDQEFLYTVRQLQSQYRSRSQKIDPQTWNRRPFSRRLLEAMAKVFSPLL; encoded by the coding sequence AACGCAACGCCGCGACGTGTCTGGCCTGGCTGGCGGTGATCTTCGTTATGCCCTGGCTGGGACTGATCGCCTACGTGTTTTTGGGCGAGCAGAGCTTGGGATTTTTGCGAGTGCGCAAGCGCATGGAGCGGCACAAGTCTTTTGACGCCGTCCATCGTCACCATGCCGTCCTCCCTGAAGTGGACGACGTTCGGGTCCGGCGGGATCATGAGATTCTGATTCAGCTGGCCGAGCGCCACGGCGGGCTGCCGCTTCTGGGAGGAAACCGGGTGGATCTGCTGGCGGACATCGACGACGTGGTTCGGCGTCTGGTCGCGGATATCGACCAGGCCCGAGAGCATGTCCACTTGCTGTTTTACATTTTTAGAGATGATGCCATGGGCCGGAAGGTTGGCGAGGCTCTGATCCGGGCGGCGAAGCGCGGCGTGCGCTGTCGATTGTTGGCGGATATGGTCGGGTCCAGGGGGATGTTCAGCGGCCTAGGGGCAAAGCTCCAGGAGAGCGGGGTCCAGGTGGTGGCGGGCTTGACGGCCAATCCGCTCCGGATGCGCCTGGCCCGGCTGGACATCCGAAACCATCGCAAGCTCGCTGTGATTGATGGCTCCGTCGCCTATGCCGGGTCCCAGAACATCGTGGAGCCGGTCTTCGGCCATCGCAAGGCCGGAGCTTGGCACGACGTGATGGTCCGGATCGTCGGACCCAGCACGCGGCAATTGCAGTCCGTGTTCGTGGAGGATTGGTACCAGGAGACCGGCGAGGCCTTGGACAGCGGGTCACTCTATCCGCCGGTCCTGGAAGAAGGCGAAGTTGCGCTGCAAATCGTGCCCACCGGTCCGGATCTGCCCACCGAAGGATTCCAGGATTTGTTGATCCAGGCCATCCATTCGGCCCGGCGCAAGGTGGTGATCACGTCCCCCTACTTCATTCCCAACGAAGGAATGCTTACCGCGCTCCGCCTAGCCGTGGGGCGCGGAGTGGTGGTGGACCTGATCCTGCCCCGACGCAGCGACCATCCCATGGTGGACCTTGCCAGTTACCATTATTGCGGCGTCTTGTTGGAGCACGGCGCGAACATTTTTTTGTTCGACGACGGGATGCTGCATGCCAAACTGCTGCGTGTGGACGACTCCATGGCCATGATCGGCTCGGCTAATTTCGACATCCGTTCGTTTTACCTGAACCTGGAAGTGGTTCTTTTTCTCTTCGACCAGGAATTCCTGTACACGGTCCGTCAACTGCAAAGCCAGTACCGGTCCCGCTCCCAAAAAATCGACCCTCAAACCTGGAACCGCCGCCCCTTCTCCCGTCGCCTTTTGGAAGCCATGGCCAAGGTGTTCAGTCCGTTGTTGTAG
- a CDS encoding PaaI family thioesterase has translation MEKVKGYINANDRLARFLGIEIVDIGPGTATARMTLADEHTNSLGMAHGGTLFTLADLAFAAACNSHGNVALGVQVSIHYHRPVSSGVLTAVARELTQGGRMASYLVEVRDEAANLVASFQGLAYRKKEPLPC, from the coding sequence ATGGAGAAGGTCAAGGGATATATCAACGCCAATGATCGGCTGGCCCGATTTCTGGGGATCGAGATCGTGGACATCGGGCCGGGGACGGCCACGGCCAGGATGACCCTGGCTGATGAGCATACCAATAGTCTGGGCATGGCCCATGGCGGGACCTTGTTCACCCTGGCGGACCTGGCCTTTGCCGCGGCTTGCAACTCCCACGGCAACGTGGCTTTGGGGGTGCAGGTGAGCATTCATTATCACCGGCCCGTTTCTTCCGGCGTCCTGACCGCCGTGGCCAGGGAGCTGACTCAGGGCGGAAGAATGGCCAGCTATCTGGTGGAAGTTCGCGATGAGGCCGCCAATCTGGTGGCCTCGTTTCAGGGGCTGGCTTACCGGAAGAAGGAACCGCTTCCTTGCTGA